A single region of the Nocardioides aquaticus genome encodes:
- a CDS encoding zinc-binding dehydrogenase, producing the protein MRAAVLTRFGGPDAVELRDVADPLPGPGGVRLQVTAAAVNNTDVWTREGAYGLPGDPGALAGWLGPVAFPRIQGADVVGRVDLVGDGVDPGWVGRRVLVDPGTFDVTTDPPRLTGVLGSEEDGGFAELVVVPLARVHDVTASPLTDPELACLPIAYGTATGMLERGGVGAGELVLVTGASGGVGLAAVQLAAARGARVVAQTTPDKADLVREAGATAVVDRDATGLGDLAPDGLDAVVDVVAGPQLDRLLPRLRPGGRWIVAGAVAGPVVQLDLRRLYLHDLRLVGSTMHTPAHFAVLVDQALAGGFRPRVAATYRLEELHAAHAALERRDHVGKIVVLP; encoded by the coding sequence GTGCGCGCAGCCGTGCTGACCAGGTTCGGCGGGCCCGACGCGGTCGAGCTGCGCGACGTGGCCGACCCGCTCCCGGGCCCGGGTGGCGTACGCCTGCAGGTCACCGCCGCGGCCGTCAACAACACCGACGTCTGGACGCGGGAGGGCGCGTACGGCCTGCCGGGCGACCCCGGCGCGCTGGCCGGCTGGCTCGGCCCGGTCGCCTTCCCGCGCATCCAGGGCGCCGACGTGGTCGGCCGGGTCGACCTCGTCGGGGACGGCGTCGACCCCGGGTGGGTCGGTCGGCGGGTGCTGGTCGACCCCGGCACCTTCGACGTCACCACCGACCCGCCCCGGCTGACCGGGGTGCTGGGCAGCGAGGAGGACGGCGGCTTCGCCGAGCTCGTCGTGGTGCCGCTCGCACGCGTCCACGACGTCACCGCCTCCCCGCTCACCGACCCCGAGCTGGCCTGCCTCCCGATCGCCTACGGCACCGCCACCGGGATGCTCGAGCGCGGCGGCGTGGGGGCCGGTGAGCTGGTGCTCGTGACCGGCGCCTCCGGCGGCGTCGGCCTGGCGGCCGTGCAGCTCGCCGCGGCCCGCGGTGCACGCGTGGTCGCCCAGACCACGCCGGACAAGGCCGACCTGGTCCGGGAGGCCGGAGCCACCGCGGTGGTCGACCGCGACGCGACCGGCCTCGGGGACCTCGCCCCGGACGGCCTGGACGCGGTCGTCGACGTCGTGGCCGGCCCGCAGCTCGACCGGCTCCTGCCACGGCTGCGACCCGGCGGGCGGTGGATCGTCGCGGGTGCGGTCGCCGGACCGGTCGTGCAGCTCGACCTGCGCCGTCTCTACCTGCACGACCTGCGCCTGGTCGGGTCGACGATGCACACCCCGGCCCACTTCGCCGTGCTCGTGGATCAGGCCCTGGCCGGCGGGTTCCGCCCCCGGGTGGCCGCGACCTACCG